The window CTAAGGTGTTATCCGTAGATTTTTCGGCCTCACCATCATCAGCCATAGCAGTAGCAGTCATAATTTCGTGGTGCGACCAACAAAACGTACTAATATTACTAATTTGAGAAGCAATGGGTAGTTGGAGACTGAGTTAGGGAACTTCAATTCAGGCCTAAAAGAAGAACACCACCGTCTGCTACTGCTGCTGACTAATGTTGTGGAGTCATGGAGGGATATATGTAAACCCGGTGGTTTCATTCTTGAAGGAATATAAGTTAGGCCCAAGCATGTTTCATCCATCAATTAACTTAGTAGCCAATTAAGATAGATAAGTCTTTActctttaacaatttttaatagGTTTAACTACTCATTTGTTTAGTGTAGTTTCACTATTcgtattttcttaatatttatgatttaaaagtgatttttttagtcttataatttatattttatttttcttttaatccttataatttgtattttaattttcttttaattcctataatttgaaaatgatctttttagtctatatattttatattttaattttattttagtttttatcattaaaatatgagtaatattatcaattacaattaactataaaaatattaacaactaatttgtaattaatttatcgtaagataatttataataaaaaaatagttgataatttataactaatttgtaattaattatttttatatatattttgtgtaaggactaaaaggtaattaaaatacaaattataagaactaaaaagattattttcaaactatagagaataaaaaagaattaaaatataaattataaggactaaaaaaatacttttaaactgtaagaactaaaaaataattaaaatataatctataaagactaaaaaaattactttcaaactatatagagactaaaaatatcatcataaatCAGTGACTCATGAATAATAATTAAGCAGCCAAGTTATTAATAACCTCATTACTATTTTTATAGGGTAGCTGAGATTGTGGTTCAATTGGATTTGCTCCGATTTCCAGCTAAGTATTCCCTCGAGTTGGGTGGGAgatagttttaatttaattgcgTTTTGGTTTGCCTATTTTAAATGCCAAATATGCATAGATTTTACATTTCAGAAAAGGGTTGAGTTTGCATTcctgagagaagaaaaaaaaaattgtgaatgcTTCCCTTTGAATGCCAAGTTGCAATTGAGTGGTTTACCGTTTTCAGGATCAATGAACATGATCATTTTGAAGGACCTTCAGATCCCTCTGTTACATTACATCATTAGTAAAGTATCAGCAGTAACCTTGTCAAGCTAGTTGTGTACTTTAAGATGAACTACGTACTTTCACGGTTACAATTCCATTCTCATGTATTAGTTCTCTTCAAGAAATGGAGCATGTGCAGCTTTTCTAGCAAACTACGTACCATTCAGATTTTGCTGCAAGAGTATTAGGAACTATGATTTGATTAAACTGGAAACAAATTGAAAGATGAACCaagtaaagtgaaaaaaatatatattaggatTCAATTCAGATAGGGATGGGTGGTTGGAGATTGAGATAGGGAACTTCAATTCAAGACGTAATTAAAGAAGACCAAGTACCAATGAAAGTGAAGTCGATTAGAGATTTATGGACCCCCCGGTTGTTTCATTATTGAAGGAATAGAACTTAGGCCCTAAGTATCTTACATAGGCCTTGCCACGAGTTTGGTTTTTCCTTATTACGACACTTAAACATCCAACTAATGTTAAGCTGTGATGTTGCTTGCTGATTCTTAATCAACTCTTTAAACTCCTAtaaatgttatagacttgtagCATGTTTGGATAATCATTTTGTGTTTCCAATTGCATCCATATATTGACGAAGCCAACGAAGGGAAGGGACCCACAATGATGGATGGattaacaagacaaattattttattatgggAAGGATAATAGCAAGTCATGCTTGCTATGCTGTAATATGGGGCAACGAGTTACTGAGACTAATGGATCAGAGGATGAAGACAATAATAGCCTGCAACTGGTCCTAGAAAAAGATGTGAGTGCTTCACCGAAAATCAGGGGACATTGAGGAAAGAGACTAGCAAGTAGCAACACGTTGGATGTTGATACCCAGCACTATCAACAGATAATCTTAGTCATTAagcttttcatattttattgtttaaatttgcCTATGAGAGGCAATAGAATGCCAGAGCATTGAGTATCAATTTAGTCaatgaattttgaaattctattctcttcctcttcctccggTGTGCGTGAATTTGTGTGaagcaattatttttttctctctcgtcTTCCGCTGTGCATGTGTGGGTTTTCAATTTTCTTGTCCACTGCAATCAATTTTGAACTAAAAGGCTTTACAACCAAAAGCTCTCCAAATTCATTATGTCAAATAATGTTGTTAAAACCTTAAATTGAACTGCTATACTTCAGTTCAAGTTCAACTTGAATCAATTGATAATATCAAAAAAGTGATAAAACTAATttacatataaaacaaatttattaaatatgtaaaaatatcaACTAATGAGTTAATGGTTATCAGTTCGTTCAATTAATTCAGCAGAGTTTTAATTCATTCGAAGTGGTCTACACGTCTATTAGGATGAGACTAACCATAACCAAATAAATTCAGGATTAGAACGATAGCATTACTAGATCCTCTTTCCTCAACaatgatcaaaatatttttcttgataAATAGAGTACGAATCTTCTAGAGAATAGATGAAGCATATACATAATCTAAACCAAAGTGAAAATATGCACAAactggtttttattttcttgtacaAACTGGATATGGACATTACTCGTTGGATTAAACGAAACAGCAAAGTCTTTATACAAACATAAGGAAAATCTTACAAGTAACGCTAATTACAGGAATAGTGCGAGTAGCCTCCTTTTCGATCTAACATAAAGCTGACAAGTGCGTGAAAGACCAATTACCTAGTCAGATAgtatattataagaaaaagcACGACAAAGGATGCTACAAGTGAAAACATTCTTCGGCTGGATTTTGTCTCAAATACCTGAAAAATGACACAAGATCATTAAAGAAAGacatggaaaaataaaaacttgatcGTGAGAGGGAAGACAACACTACTCCTGCCACATCTATTGACATTCTCCCGGAGCAAAAAGGAAAGGAGAAGACAACAAATGTATATATTAGTGCATTCAGGATTTAAAGTCCACATACCATTTTGAATTTATCCATAGTGCCTGAGAGGACTCCTCTCGAAGAATCCATATCGTTTCCCTATATAAAATACCAacagattataaaaaaataatgcgaTATAGCAGAGAAAATGCAAATGTTTTCAATAAATGCAATAAGCAGTACGCACCATACGATCCAGCATCCGGTTATGACTATCCACTTCCTCATTTATATCACCTGACAACTGTTGCAATTATGCTCTTCAAAACTTCAATATAGTTGATAAAGTAAAAGATATTAAACCAGCACAAAACTGCACACTGTTAACATCTTTACAGGATACAATTGCGTGCATTCAAGGTCTTTAAACACTCTAAGAAAGGGTTTCAAGAACCTAATACATATAATAGTACAAAACTTAGATGCAatttcatatatacttttggtGCTATTCTCTAATTAGGGTTGGAGTTTTACTTTGATATCTGAATTGAtatttaatggatttttttatcaagtgattttttGAGGTACTTCAATTTTGATTAGAGAACAACACCAAATACACCTATAAAAgtgcatctaagttttgtccattATAATGCTCAACAAAGTGAACAGCATCAGTTACACTTACACCATAAGAGAATAAGATCTAATGAATGATTTGGGTCAACAGTGATTCTGTGAAAAAGTTGGAGTAATTACAAGATTTGAGTAATAAAATTACTCaaagcaaggaaaaaaaaacgacTTCTAACCTTTAACGCATTATACATAACGTATATTATAGGAAGTTCCAATTTCAAAGTACAGAAGATtccaacaaaatgaagaaatgatTACGAGAAAAATTAGATTATAAACATTGAGATGTTTACCAATAGTTGATACAAAATGAAGAGACAATTATTGGGTGCATCAATTATTAGATACAGAAAGACATAACTGGGAATATAGGGCATGTTGCAAGCAATAGTAAGCTTACTCTTTTCAGCAGATTAACTCTATCTTGCAATCCATCCAATGCTTGTTCATTATCATGTTCATCAATTTCATGGGAAGAAGTTGAGGAGTAAAGAGACGATGCTCTGATGCCACCCTCCTCAATACCATCAAAAAGAGCAACTCTGTTGTTACGACCATCTCTGaaacagaaaaaatagaaagataatAAATACAAGCAAGATAATTTTCACTTCTAGACATTTGAACAGTTTCAGACTTATCAGAGTCATCTGACATTTCCATAAGTGCATAAACTATCAAGGATTCAAGatagataaattaaatcaaaaggaAATAGAAAGGCTGTCTCAGCTTTTCTGATATCAGGGGGGAAAGACACATCATACCACTTAaacatttctaaaaaataaaattataaacagaGACCAaataacccctaaaactgatcaaacaaaaaataagaatagtGCAGCAGAACTCTTTTTCCACCAAATAATGAGAGAGACAAATGAAGCTTGAAATTTGAGTACAAAATCTTTTATCACCTCACCCGTATCCTGGGCAGCAAAAGGTCACTCGATATTTACTAAACAATAACAGAGGAATGACATTTTCATCTATTATGTTACACACTCATATCCATTATCCAACCACAACTTCATCATAGTCTTTTGAGTACACGGGAATACTTGCATAAAGCTTGTTTCTCTGTGAGCATCAACCACATCGTTATTTTCAGTATCCATGTCCATGGCAACAGATGTGTTAAGTTATGCTAATATTTTGCTTGAATCTGGGTGTACAGGTGCAGACAACACGTGCCCAAGTCCATCACCACTGCACTCAATTTTGCGAGTTTTCTCTCACATTCAAAGAACCGACTCAAAAAAGCATCCACTCGAAGCCTCCAATACATATAATGACATAAATAGACAGTAAAAAACAGGGTTAATCCAACACTAATAAAATACTGCCCAGCAGTGGTAACTCTTTCAGGAAGCATACACTGAGATAGGAAAAACATGGAAAACACGGTTTAATTATTCAATCAACACAATTCGACCACGTCAAGTTATAAAACATCTCCCCTCATATTTGTTAGAGGAATCTAGATGCCAGATTGCCAGTGATAACTTAGTCATCACTGATCTGAGAATCAAAGCTATTCTTATTCATTCCAATTGGAAGATGCAAGgaatcattcaacagtggaattTGAAATCAATAGTAGCACCGAAACTAAACTCATCCACAATTCACCACTCCACCTACCTCCCAACAcacaaaacaattccaaattgaaattaaaaaaaccaaagCCACGAAACAGCAATTCACAAACAAACCACACTCATCAATCGATTCAAATAGTCACGAGACAGAAAATCCAAACCCTCCAACGACGCCGTATCCACGGATCTGAAGCAACAAACAACTATTTCCCAGCGTAACCGAATCAAGTAACGACCGACACTTTATTTTCAGAACATATTAACGAGAGAGAACATGAATTTAATCCACACTAACCTCCTAGCATTCATGATTCACCAGATCACAAATTCCAACACCGTTTGGCAAGTTCTAGATCGCGTTTCCTAAcccaacaaaaaataatcacgATTGATTATAGGAAAATcgtaagaaaataaatgaaaaaaatccagatctgaagatgaaaggaagaggattaggaagaagagaaagatgcGAGAAGGTACGCGAACCTctgttgaaataaataataaaaaaaaaaaaactcagtgAAAAGCAGAAAAAGAGAGGTAGAAGGAGAAGAGAGTGAATCGGAGGTTTATATACGATACGAGCTTCACGAGTGTAACACTGTAATTACCTTTGAGTTAAAAGACTTTAAAAGGTAGTAATGTGCAGGGCCAATCCTTAGACTCATGTTATCCACGCACGCTATTAGTAGTAACCGTGTATGTGTTGTC of the Glycine max cultivar Williams 82 chromosome 13, Glycine_max_v4.0, whole genome shotgun sequence genome contains:
- the LOC100500329 gene encoding putative bet1-like SNARE 1-1 isoform X1 produces the protein MDMDTENNDVVDAHRETSFIDGRNNRVALFDGIEEGGIRASSLYSSTSSHEIDEHDNEQALDGLQDRVNLLKRLSGDINEEVDSHNRMLDRMGNDMDSSRGVLSGTMDKFKMVFETKSSRRMFSLVASFVVLFLIIYYLTR
- the LOC100500329 gene encoding putative bet1-like SNARE 1-1, whose product is MNARRDGRNNRVALFDGIEEGGIRASSLYSSTSSHEIDEHDNEQALDGLQDRVNLLKRLSGDINEEVDSHNRMLDRMGNDMDSSRGVLSGTMDKFKMVFETKSSRRMFSLVASFVVLFLIIYYLTR